The DNA region ctaaatttcataattaatttttcttttcttgtgtaTATGAGGTAGTTCATCTGTTGGGATAAAAACAACCTTAcgtatcaaattattatttttaaaatgattgaattcTCATCTTTTCTTTCTAAAAGGAATGATTTCTCagattttatcattaaaatcctttaacttcatattttaatataaaaaagactaaaatttatgtatttttttataaatataccaaataaatgtaattataattgcttattttatatattttaaattttagaaataatatgattagtttgatatttttaatagaaaatagtaaaaaaataattttttaatataaaaatttgaaaattcaattcttttaattaaaaaaattataccttatcaataaaaaaaaaaaaattgatcctTTCAAGAttgttatcttttttatattataggttgaaaaaataaaaggttggaaaaaaaaaggatatatTACATTCACATAAATGCATATAAAGTtagatttaattcaaactaCAAGAGTTCATACATCAAATAAGCCAAAATTGAGTCTAATGATGGGTTTTATTTTCAGTTAATGTTCAGattgatcaaaatatttaagtttgaactggattaaatcaagttaaaggttaattattatatacctgagttcaaatataaagttgtCAATCCCAAATTAACtcatttatatttgaatcaatctcaaatttgattatttagaTTTGACTTAaatcgaatctaaccctaatttttataataaaaaatcaaaatttattttccaaactaaataatatgatagagaaagaatcaaaatttgcGTAGTCATTAATAGGAATGAATTCAACATAAGTTGCTCAAGGTCGAATCGAATAAGTTGAACTCAACCCCAATTATAGGACTCggttttttataaattgtaattaGTCATTTGACTATATTAACTTATAGTTGAACTAAACgaatcatatttgtttattgttttactATTGGTTAATCTATTGTATTAACATCATTATAACATATGTTGTAATTATTGGGACTTGAACTAGTATTGCAAGGTACGTTTAGAATTTGTCAAGTTGATGAGTGAAAATTTGTACAGTATTTGGAACTTGAATCAAGTCTAACTGATAAAAAATATGTCTCACATATTATTAGAGTACAATTTTGTTTAGCTTAATAGTGTTCTAAACTATCGATTAATCTGATTGTTGGTTAGACTGATCAAAACTCAAACTAGTTtctttattgaattaatactcAGTTTGGGTTTCAAAATATTGTTTCTGTTCATTGCGAATGTGAAATGCAAAATTAGACGATCCTAATTCAGTTTCCTATAGACAATCATGtcaactaaaatttattattattttttgaataaataataacatctagatgtatcaaattatcatatatttttttcatcaaatgcaaaactttatttttttaattgaaaatattggattttcaaattttaatattaaacaaaccgaactcttatattttactataaaaaagACTGAACTGtcaatattttctattgaatatATCAAACAAACACTATTAagatgatttgttttatttttattttttaacatgatgattagtttgataaatttaataaaaagtagtgataatttagtcatttttaatataaatttttgaaagtttatcgcagttcaatcaattaaattaaccaaaaaaaaaaatagtttgatagGGATAGCAACAtctgaaaatattaaactattacaTTTACTCTATTGAAtgggattaattttttttattaaatagattgaactttcaaatattttctattaaatagacacacttttaaatttttctattgaaaagattaaacttttactattttttattaaggtgccaaactaattattttgattctaaaacaaaataaaataaataataataactgtGTTTGTTTGGTATCTTTAATAAGAATATActaaaaatttgatcaatttcataagaaaatttataaattcaatttctttaataaaattttttaaagtttagctcttttattcaaaaaattaaaaattgtaatcttccaataaaaaaaaaatcggaTGCCTTGAAACATTGTAATCCCTAAATTAATAACTCTTATATTATTATCCCCTTTTGAAGCATTAAAATTAATGGAGAAGGTAATTACAATTAGGCTGTTATTAGGCTGTGTTAAGCCCATGATTGAATCTAGCACAGCTAGGCTGAAgctcaaaaataaaatctgaaGCCGGGTCAAAACTTCACGGACTTCACTGCAATCAAGCCCGAGTCCAatccaaacaaaacaatatttaccTAACGAATCGTACTTACCAAACTGGACTAGTTCTGACAAATAAATACACTAAATGCGCTCCAAATCTTGTCAGGTCAGGCGAAGATGGGAGGTGGAGTTCTGACTGAAAATATCAACAGTAATCCATctctttcttcatcatcatcaaccaCGTGCTTTTCTCATTTCTGCACCTCAGCTCTCAGAACCAAGGCCCTAAACTCATCCACGAATCACCGCGATGAACTTTTGCGACGTCTTGGCCTCTTCCAACTCGTACTCATCGGTGTTGGAGCTTCTATCGGCGCCGGTATATTCGTTGTCACCGGCACCGTTGCTCGTGACGCCGGTCCAggtatcttttttttcttaaattattcgAATTCTATCCAGCATCAtggagggagggagggagggagggacTGGGAGGgattaaaaaaatccaataattccctatttatttaaaattgcaAAACAACCCAGACTTTCAAGGGTTTTCAAATCCGGTTAAGCTAACcagtttataatattttgaatcgaactgaattgaaaaatagagtaaactaaaattaaatcgatttatatttctttttcagtaACCGGTTATATATTCATCTTGTTTCGAAATGGAATTTTAAATAGATGAATACATAAACCGGTTcagaattatattattaattttgtttaattttgttgaaaaacagTTGGGTAAACGGTTAAAAAAAAGGGTAAGGGGATAATTAAAccggtttttttttaatatttttttatctgatTTTCAAACCGATTTTTTAAATGATACATTTTTCTCTTCGGTTTACTGTTTATATTGGTTCGGGTTCCGTTgctgataattttttaacatccCTGCTGGAATACACTGAAACTTCCGTCACTGGCTGTACACAAGAAGTGTTGTTTTTGTAGTTTCAGAAACCATATCGGGTTTATTTAAGTATTCCTAAAATTCATGAGTTTAAACTgttgtttttttcattaatctcaGGGGTTACAATTAGTTTCATACTTGCTGGAGCGGCTTGTGTGTTAAATGCACTGTGTTATGCTGAGATGGCGTCTCGTTTCCCTGCTGTTGTTGGTGGAGCATACTTGTATACTTATTCAGCTTTCAATGAACTTACTGCTTTTCTTGTTTTCGCTCAACTTATGCTCGACTATCATATTGGGGCAGCTAGCATAGCTCGAAGCTTGGCCAGTTATGTGGTTACAGTGCTTGAGCTCTTTCCCTTTTTCAAAGATAATATTCCTAGCTGGATTGGACATGGGGGTGAAGGGTTCCTTGGAGGAACTCTCTCTATCAACATTTTAGCTCCAATTCTCCTATCACTTCTTACCATAATACTATGTAGGGGTGTTGGGGAATCTTCAATTTTGAACTCGTGCATGACTGCCATAAAGGTGCTCGTACTTTCTCACATTTTATATAATGTAGCTTTTGCAGTCTGTTGCTGGCATCTGATGTTTTGCGACTTTAACAATATAGGGGTGGAGGGGCAGAGGAAGTTTCATAgtgaatatatttaaaattgaggaTCAAAATTAAGGAAATATAAAAGTATTAGTGACAAAAAGTTGTCCATGCTTGGTGCTGATATTCACTCAAATTCTGCTGCAGGTTACAATTGTCATTGTTGTTATCTGTGTCGGTGCTTTTGAGGTTGATGTTTCCAATTGGTCTCCTTTTGCTCCAAATGGCTTTAAAGAAATATTGACTGGAGCTACTGTAGTATTCTTTGCATATGTAGGGTTTGATGCTGTTGCAAATTCAGCTGAGGAATCTAAGAAACCTCAGGTTTGTAATATTAATCTGATTGATGTCTTCTGCTGTGACATGTGTTGGCTGTGAGtatcttttgtaattttttctatGTTGATTATGTCTTTACATTCTATTGTGTCCATTTATTTGTTCCCTTTCTCTCCAAAATTGACATTTCAGCGGGATTTGCCAATTGGCATCTTGGGAAGCCTTCTAATATGTGCTGCATTATATATTGGGGTTTGTTTAGTCATCACTGGGATGGTACCTTACAAGTTGCTTGGTGAAGATGCTCCTTTGGCTGATGCCTTTTCATCCAAGGGGTTGAAATATGTTTCTGTTTTGATAAGCATAGGTGCTGTGGCTGGACTTACAACCACCCTTCTGGTTGGTCTTTATGTTCAGGTGAGTCAGTTCAGACTTTTTTTATTGCTGACCTGCCTTTATTATGTCCATGTTGGTAATGGGATATTTCTATGAGCAGTCTCGATTATATCTTGGGCTTGGAAGGGATGGTTTACTGCCTTCTGTATTTGCTGAAGTGCACCGAACACGCCACACTCCTATCCACTCCCAGATTTGGGTTGGTATTGTTGCTGCTCTTCTGGCAGGGCTATTTAATGTGCATGTGCTCTCACACATTCTCTCAGTTGGTACATTGGTATGACCttgtaattcttttattttttcctggtttattttaatttttacactaATCTTTTTTCTGAGTGCAAACATAGGTTTTTATCTTCTGATTTTGCATTACTTTCTGACTTTTAGcttcatttaataatattataataggaTATTCGGGAGTGCCCTGAAGTAGCGCCTTGATGATTATTGTTGAAATATATGCAGTATTAATTGCTGTGGATATGCACCTGTAactaaatttctcatatatatggATGATATCAGATTGGCATGCGGAGCTCACATTCTGTTTTGGTTTGTTTTCAGACAGGTTATTCTGTTGTTTCAGCATGTGTTATAGTTCTTCGATGGAACGATAAAAAAGCAAATCAAATTCCTTCAAGATGGACTTCAGCCTCGCGGGAAGGTGTCATTTGTCTTGTCATAATCGCTGCTTGTGGTTTCAGTGGTGGACTATGTTACCGCTTGAGTAGTGCATATTTTTTTCTGCTGATACCAGGAGTCATTGCAGTATTGGCTTGTGCTTCTCTTTGCTTCCGTCAAGTGAGTATCAATCTGCACACTGTGAATAAGGGATGTTCGTTGTGAATTATTGCTTACTGTCTGAGCATGAAAGATAGAGTAAT from Mangifera indica cultivar Alphonso chromosome 8, CATAS_Mindica_2.1, whole genome shotgun sequence includes:
- the LOC123224332 gene encoding cationic amino acid transporter 9, chloroplastic — its product is MGGGVLTENINSNPSLSSSSSTTCFSHFCTSALRTKALNSSTNHRDELLRRLGLFQLVLIGVGASIGAGIFVVTGTVARDAGPGVTISFILAGAACVLNALCYAEMASRFPAVVGGAYLYTYSAFNELTAFLVFAQLMLDYHIGAASIARSLASYVVTVLELFPFFKDNIPSWIGHGGEGFLGGTLSINILAPILLSLLTIILCRGVGESSILNSCMTAIKVTIVIVVICVGAFEVDVSNWSPFAPNGFKEILTGATVVFFAYVGFDAVANSAEESKKPQRDLPIGILGSLLICAALYIGVCLVITGMVPYKLLGEDAPLADAFSSKGLKYVSVLISIGAVAGLTTTLLVGLYVQSRLYLGLGRDGLLPSVFAEVHRTRHTPIHSQIWVGIVAALLAGLFNVHVLSHILSVGTLTGYSVVSACVIVLRWNDKKANQIPSRWTSASREGVICLVIIAACGFSGGLCYRLSSAYFFLLIPGVIAVLACASLCFRQAYADPPGFSCPGVPIVPSVSIFFNMFLFAQLHHEAWWRFIILSIITIGFYAVYGQYHANPSSDTIIYHRAPAQEAQ